A single genomic interval of Pseudorca crassidens isolate mPseCra1 chromosome 19, mPseCra1.hap1, whole genome shotgun sequence harbors:
- the ETV4 gene encoding ETS translocation variant 4 isoform X5 encodes MQLPGPCPPAPSQQRPSLLSCLFPPAQVPDSDEQFVPDFHSENLAFHSPTTRIKKEPQSPRTERALPCSRKPPLSYHHGEQCLYSSAYDPPRQIVIKSPAPGAPGQSPLQPFPRAEQRSFLRSSGTSQPHPGHGYLGEHSSVFQQPLDICHSFTPSQGGGREPLPAPYQHQLSEPCPPYPQQSFKREYLDPLYEQAGQPGQPAVGQGGINGHRYPGAGVVIKQEQMDFSYDSDVPGYASMYLHAEGFSGPSPGDGTMGYGYEKPLRPFPDDVCVVPEKFEGDIKQEGVGAFREGPPYQRRGALQLWQFLVALLDDPTNAHFIAWTGRGMEFKLIEPEEVARLWGIQKNRPAMNYDKLSRSLRYYYEKGIMQKVAGERYVYKFVCEPEALFSLAFPDNQRPTLKAEFDRPVSEEDTVPLSHLDESPAYLPELAGPAQPFGPKGGYSY; translated from the exons ATGCAGCTGCCGGGGCCCTGTCCCCCTGCACCATCCCAGCAGCgccccagcctcctctcctgcctcttcccaccAG CTCAGGTACCGGACAGTGATGAGCAGTTTGTTCCTGATTTCCATTCAGAAAACT taGCTTTCCACAGCCCCACGACCAGGATCAAGAAGGAACCCCAGAGTCCCCGCACAGAGCGGGCCCTGCCCTGCAGCAGGAAGCCGCCCCTCTCCTACCATCATGGCGAGCAGTGCCTTTATTCCAG TGCCTATGACCCCCCTAGACAAATCGTCATCAAGTCCCCCGCCCCTGGTGCCCCCGGACAGTCGCCCCTGCAACCCTTTCCCCGGGCAGAACAACGGAGTTTCCTGAGATCTTCTggcacctcccagccccaccctggccaTGGGTACCTGGGGGAGCATAG CTCTGTCTTCCAGCAGCCCCTGGATATCTGCCACTCCTTCACACCCTCTCAGGGAGGGGGCCGGGAACCTCTCCCAGCCCCCTACCAACACCAGCTGTCGGAGCCCTGCCCACCCTACCCCCAGCAGAGCTTCAAGCGGGAATACCTTGACCCCCTGTATGAACAGGCCGGCCAGCCCGGCCAGCCGGCAGTGGGCCAGGGTGGAATCAATGGGCACAGGTACCCAGGGGCGGGGGTAGTGATCAAACAGGAGCAGATGGACTTCTCCTACGACTCAG ACGTCCCTGGGTATGCTTCAATGTACCTTCACGCAGAGGGTTTCTCCGGGCCCTCTCCAGGTGACGGGACCATGG GCTATGGCTATGAGAAACCTCTGCGACCATTCCCAGATGATGTCTGCGTCGTCCCTGAGAAATTTGAAG GAGACATCAAGCAGGAAGGGGTGGGAGCCTTCAGAGAGGGGCCGCCCTACCAGCGCCGGGGTGCCTTGCAGCTGTGGCAGTTTCTGGTGGCCCTGCTGGATGACCCGACAAATGCCCACTTCATTGCCTGGACCGGCCGGGGGATGGAGTTCAAACTAATTGAGCCTGAGGAG GTCGCCAGGCTCTGGGGCATCCAGAAGAACCGGCCAGCCATGAATTACGACAAACTGAGCCGCTCACTCCGATACTACTACGAGAAAGGCATCATGCAGAAG GTGGCTGGCGAGCGTTACGTGTATAAGTTTGTGTGCGAGCCCGAGGCCCTCTTCTCTCTGGCCTTCCCGGACAATCAGCGTCCAACTCTCAAGGCTGAGTTTGACCGGCCCGTCAGTGAGGAGGACACAGTCCCTTTGTCCCACTTGGACGAGAGCCCCGCCTACCTCCCAGAGCTGGCTGGCCCCGCCCAGCCCTTTGGCCCCAAGGGTGGCTACTCTTACTAG
- the ETV4 gene encoding ETS translocation variant 4 isoform X3, which yields MERRMKGEYLDQQVPYTFCSKSPGNGSLREALMVPQGKLMDPGSLPPPDSEDLFQDLSHFQETWLAEAQVPDSDEQFVPDFHSENLAFHSPTTRIKKEPQSPRTERALPCSRKPPLSYHHGEQCLYSSAYDPPRQIVIKSPAPGAPGQSPLQPFPRAEQRSFLRSSGTSQPHPGHGYLGEHSSVFQQPLDICHSFTPSQGGGREPLPAPYQHQLSEPCPPYPQQSFKREYLDPLYEQAGQPGQPAVGQGGINGHRYPGAGVVIKQEQMDFSYDSDVPGYASMYLHAEGFSGPSPGDGTMGDIKQEGVGAFREGPPYQRRGALQLWQFLVALLDDPTNAHFIAWTGRGMEFKLIEPEEVARLWGIQKNRPAMNYDKLSRSLRYYYEKGIMQKVAGERYVYKFVCEPEALFSLAFPDNQRPTLKAEFDRPVSEEDTVPLSHLDESPAYLPELAGPAQPFGPKGGYSY from the exons ATGGAGCGGAGGATGAAAGGCGAATACTTGGACCAGCAAGTGCCCTACACCTTCTGCAGC AAATCTCCCGGAAATGGGAGTTTGCGCGAAGCGCTGATGGTCCCGCAGGGGAAGCTCATGGACCCGGGCTCCCTGCCGCCCCCCGACTCCGAAG ATCTATTCCAGGATCTAAGTCACTTCCAGGAGACGTGGCTTGCTGAAG CTCAGGTACCGGACAGTGATGAGCAGTTTGTTCCTGATTTCCATTCAGAAAACT taGCTTTCCACAGCCCCACGACCAGGATCAAGAAGGAACCCCAGAGTCCCCGCACAGAGCGGGCCCTGCCCTGCAGCAGGAAGCCGCCCCTCTCCTACCATCATGGCGAGCAGTGCCTTTATTCCAG TGCCTATGACCCCCCTAGACAAATCGTCATCAAGTCCCCCGCCCCTGGTGCCCCCGGACAGTCGCCCCTGCAACCCTTTCCCCGGGCAGAACAACGGAGTTTCCTGAGATCTTCTggcacctcccagccccaccctggccaTGGGTACCTGGGGGAGCATAG CTCTGTCTTCCAGCAGCCCCTGGATATCTGCCACTCCTTCACACCCTCTCAGGGAGGGGGCCGGGAACCTCTCCCAGCCCCCTACCAACACCAGCTGTCGGAGCCCTGCCCACCCTACCCCCAGCAGAGCTTCAAGCGGGAATACCTTGACCCCCTGTATGAACAGGCCGGCCAGCCCGGCCAGCCGGCAGTGGGCCAGGGTGGAATCAATGGGCACAGGTACCCAGGGGCGGGGGTAGTGATCAAACAGGAGCAGATGGACTTCTCCTACGACTCAG ACGTCCCTGGGTATGCTTCAATGTACCTTCACGCAGAGGGTTTCTCCGGGCCCTCTCCAGGTGACGGGACCATGG GAGACATCAAGCAGGAAGGGGTGGGAGCCTTCAGAGAGGGGCCGCCCTACCAGCGCCGGGGTGCCTTGCAGCTGTGGCAGTTTCTGGTGGCCCTGCTGGATGACCCGACAAATGCCCACTTCATTGCCTGGACCGGCCGGGGGATGGAGTTCAAACTAATTGAGCCTGAGGAG GTCGCCAGGCTCTGGGGCATCCAGAAGAACCGGCCAGCCATGAATTACGACAAACTGAGCCGCTCACTCCGATACTACTACGAGAAAGGCATCATGCAGAAG GTGGCTGGCGAGCGTTACGTGTATAAGTTTGTGTGCGAGCCCGAGGCCCTCTTCTCTCTGGCCTTCCCGGACAATCAGCGTCCAACTCTCAAGGCTGAGTTTGACCGGCCCGTCAGTGAGGAGGACACAGTCCCTTTGTCCCACTTGGACGAGAGCCCCGCCTACCTCCCAGAGCTGGCTGGCCCCGCCCAGCCCTTTGGCCCCAAGGGTGGCTACTCTTACTAG
- the ETV4 gene encoding ETS translocation variant 4 isoform X4, protein MVPQGKLMDPGSLPPPDSEDLFQDLSHFQETWLAEAQVPDSDEQFVPDFHSENLAFHSPTTRIKKEPQSPRTERALPCSRKPPLSYHHGEQCLYSSAYDPPRQIVIKSPAPGAPGQSPLQPFPRAEQRSFLRSSGTSQPHPGHGYLGEHSSVFQQPLDICHSFTPSQGGGREPLPAPYQHQLSEPCPPYPQQSFKREYLDPLYEQAGQPGQPAVGQGGINGHRYPGAGVVIKQEQMDFSYDSDVPGYASMYLHAEGFSGPSPGDGTMGYGYEKPLRPFPDDVCVVPEKFEGDIKQEGVGAFREGPPYQRRGALQLWQFLVALLDDPTNAHFIAWTGRGMEFKLIEPEEVARLWGIQKNRPAMNYDKLSRSLRYYYEKGIMQKVAGERYVYKFVCEPEALFSLAFPDNQRPTLKAEFDRPVSEEDTVPLSHLDESPAYLPELAGPAQPFGPKGGYSY, encoded by the exons ATGGTCCCGCAGGGGAAGCTCATGGACCCGGGCTCCCTGCCGCCCCCCGACTCCGAAG ATCTATTCCAGGATCTAAGTCACTTCCAGGAGACGTGGCTTGCTGAAG CTCAGGTACCGGACAGTGATGAGCAGTTTGTTCCTGATTTCCATTCAGAAAACT taGCTTTCCACAGCCCCACGACCAGGATCAAGAAGGAACCCCAGAGTCCCCGCACAGAGCGGGCCCTGCCCTGCAGCAGGAAGCCGCCCCTCTCCTACCATCATGGCGAGCAGTGCCTTTATTCCAG TGCCTATGACCCCCCTAGACAAATCGTCATCAAGTCCCCCGCCCCTGGTGCCCCCGGACAGTCGCCCCTGCAACCCTTTCCCCGGGCAGAACAACGGAGTTTCCTGAGATCTTCTggcacctcccagccccaccctggccaTGGGTACCTGGGGGAGCATAG CTCTGTCTTCCAGCAGCCCCTGGATATCTGCCACTCCTTCACACCCTCTCAGGGAGGGGGCCGGGAACCTCTCCCAGCCCCCTACCAACACCAGCTGTCGGAGCCCTGCCCACCCTACCCCCAGCAGAGCTTCAAGCGGGAATACCTTGACCCCCTGTATGAACAGGCCGGCCAGCCCGGCCAGCCGGCAGTGGGCCAGGGTGGAATCAATGGGCACAGGTACCCAGGGGCGGGGGTAGTGATCAAACAGGAGCAGATGGACTTCTCCTACGACTCAG ACGTCCCTGGGTATGCTTCAATGTACCTTCACGCAGAGGGTTTCTCCGGGCCCTCTCCAGGTGACGGGACCATGG GCTATGGCTATGAGAAACCTCTGCGACCATTCCCAGATGATGTCTGCGTCGTCCCTGAGAAATTTGAAG GAGACATCAAGCAGGAAGGGGTGGGAGCCTTCAGAGAGGGGCCGCCCTACCAGCGCCGGGGTGCCTTGCAGCTGTGGCAGTTTCTGGTGGCCCTGCTGGATGACCCGACAAATGCCCACTTCATTGCCTGGACCGGCCGGGGGATGGAGTTCAAACTAATTGAGCCTGAGGAG GTCGCCAGGCTCTGGGGCATCCAGAAGAACCGGCCAGCCATGAATTACGACAAACTGAGCCGCTCACTCCGATACTACTACGAGAAAGGCATCATGCAGAAG GTGGCTGGCGAGCGTTACGTGTATAAGTTTGTGTGCGAGCCCGAGGCCCTCTTCTCTCTGGCCTTCCCGGACAATCAGCGTCCAACTCTCAAGGCTGAGTTTGACCGGCCCGTCAGTGAGGAGGACACAGTCCCTTTGTCCCACTTGGACGAGAGCCCCGCCTACCTCCCAGAGCTGGCTGGCCCCGCCCAGCCCTTTGGCCCCAAGGGTGGCTACTCTTACTAG
- the ETV4 gene encoding ETS translocation variant 4 isoform X2: protein MERRMKGEYLDQQVPYTFCSKSPGNGSLREALMVPQGKLMDPGSLPPPDSEDLFQDLSHFQETWLAEAQVPDSDEQFVPDFHSENLAFHSPTTRIKKEPQSPRTERALPCSRKPPLSYHHGEQCLYSRQIVIKSPAPGAPGQSPLQPFPRAEQRSFLRSSGTSQPHPGHGYLGEHSSVFQQPLDICHSFTPSQGGGREPLPAPYQHQLSEPCPPYPQQSFKREYLDPLYEQAGQPGQPAVGQGGINGHRYPGAGVVIKQEQMDFSYDSDVPGYASMYLHAEGFSGPSPGDGTMGYGYEKPLRPFPDDVCVVPEKFEGDIKQEGVGAFREGPPYQRRGALQLWQFLVALLDDPTNAHFIAWTGRGMEFKLIEPEEVARLWGIQKNRPAMNYDKLSRSLRYYYEKGIMQKVAGERYVYKFVCEPEALFSLAFPDNQRPTLKAEFDRPVSEEDTVPLSHLDESPAYLPELAGPAQPFGPKGGYSY, encoded by the exons ATGGAGCGGAGGATGAAAGGCGAATACTTGGACCAGCAAGTGCCCTACACCTTCTGCAGC AAATCTCCCGGAAATGGGAGTTTGCGCGAAGCGCTGATGGTCCCGCAGGGGAAGCTCATGGACCCGGGCTCCCTGCCGCCCCCCGACTCCGAAG ATCTATTCCAGGATCTAAGTCACTTCCAGGAGACGTGGCTTGCTGAAG CTCAGGTACCGGACAGTGATGAGCAGTTTGTTCCTGATTTCCATTCAGAAAACT taGCTTTCCACAGCCCCACGACCAGGATCAAGAAGGAACCCCAGAGTCCCCGCACAGAGCGGGCCCTGCCCTGCAGCAGGAAGCCGCCCCTCTCCTACCATCATGGCGAGCAGTGCCTTTATTCCAG ACAAATCGTCATCAAGTCCCCCGCCCCTGGTGCCCCCGGACAGTCGCCCCTGCAACCCTTTCCCCGGGCAGAACAACGGAGTTTCCTGAGATCTTCTggcacctcccagccccaccctggccaTGGGTACCTGGGGGAGCATAG CTCTGTCTTCCAGCAGCCCCTGGATATCTGCCACTCCTTCACACCCTCTCAGGGAGGGGGCCGGGAACCTCTCCCAGCCCCCTACCAACACCAGCTGTCGGAGCCCTGCCCACCCTACCCCCAGCAGAGCTTCAAGCGGGAATACCTTGACCCCCTGTATGAACAGGCCGGCCAGCCCGGCCAGCCGGCAGTGGGCCAGGGTGGAATCAATGGGCACAGGTACCCAGGGGCGGGGGTAGTGATCAAACAGGAGCAGATGGACTTCTCCTACGACTCAG ACGTCCCTGGGTATGCTTCAATGTACCTTCACGCAGAGGGTTTCTCCGGGCCCTCTCCAGGTGACGGGACCATGG GCTATGGCTATGAGAAACCTCTGCGACCATTCCCAGATGATGTCTGCGTCGTCCCTGAGAAATTTGAAG GAGACATCAAGCAGGAAGGGGTGGGAGCCTTCAGAGAGGGGCCGCCCTACCAGCGCCGGGGTGCCTTGCAGCTGTGGCAGTTTCTGGTGGCCCTGCTGGATGACCCGACAAATGCCCACTTCATTGCCTGGACCGGCCGGGGGATGGAGTTCAAACTAATTGAGCCTGAGGAG GTCGCCAGGCTCTGGGGCATCCAGAAGAACCGGCCAGCCATGAATTACGACAAACTGAGCCGCTCACTCCGATACTACTACGAGAAAGGCATCATGCAGAAG GTGGCTGGCGAGCGTTACGTGTATAAGTTTGTGTGCGAGCCCGAGGCCCTCTTCTCTCTGGCCTTCCCGGACAATCAGCGTCCAACTCTCAAGGCTGAGTTTGACCGGCCCGTCAGTGAGGAGGACACAGTCCCTTTGTCCCACTTGGACGAGAGCCCCGCCTACCTCCCAGAGCTGGCTGGCCCCGCCCAGCCCTTTGGCCCCAAGGGTGGCTACTCTTACTAG
- the ETV4 gene encoding ETS translocation variant 4 isoform X1, whose amino-acid sequence MERRMKGEYLDQQVPYTFCSKSPGNGSLREALMVPQGKLMDPGSLPPPDSEDLFQDLSHFQETWLAEAQVPDSDEQFVPDFHSENLAFHSPTTRIKKEPQSPRTERALPCSRKPPLSYHHGEQCLYSSAYDPPRQIVIKSPAPGAPGQSPLQPFPRAEQRSFLRSSGTSQPHPGHGYLGEHSSVFQQPLDICHSFTPSQGGGREPLPAPYQHQLSEPCPPYPQQSFKREYLDPLYEQAGQPGQPAVGQGGINGHRYPGAGVVIKQEQMDFSYDSDVPGYASMYLHAEGFSGPSPGDGTMGYGYEKPLRPFPDDVCVVPEKFEGDIKQEGVGAFREGPPYQRRGALQLWQFLVALLDDPTNAHFIAWTGRGMEFKLIEPEEVARLWGIQKNRPAMNYDKLSRSLRYYYEKGIMQKVAGERYVYKFVCEPEALFSLAFPDNQRPTLKAEFDRPVSEEDTVPLSHLDESPAYLPELAGPAQPFGPKGGYSY is encoded by the exons ATGGAGCGGAGGATGAAAGGCGAATACTTGGACCAGCAAGTGCCCTACACCTTCTGCAGC AAATCTCCCGGAAATGGGAGTTTGCGCGAAGCGCTGATGGTCCCGCAGGGGAAGCTCATGGACCCGGGCTCCCTGCCGCCCCCCGACTCCGAAG ATCTATTCCAGGATCTAAGTCACTTCCAGGAGACGTGGCTTGCTGAAG CTCAGGTACCGGACAGTGATGAGCAGTTTGTTCCTGATTTCCATTCAGAAAACT taGCTTTCCACAGCCCCACGACCAGGATCAAGAAGGAACCCCAGAGTCCCCGCACAGAGCGGGCCCTGCCCTGCAGCAGGAAGCCGCCCCTCTCCTACCATCATGGCGAGCAGTGCCTTTATTCCAG TGCCTATGACCCCCCTAGACAAATCGTCATCAAGTCCCCCGCCCCTGGTGCCCCCGGACAGTCGCCCCTGCAACCCTTTCCCCGGGCAGAACAACGGAGTTTCCTGAGATCTTCTggcacctcccagccccaccctggccaTGGGTACCTGGGGGAGCATAG CTCTGTCTTCCAGCAGCCCCTGGATATCTGCCACTCCTTCACACCCTCTCAGGGAGGGGGCCGGGAACCTCTCCCAGCCCCCTACCAACACCAGCTGTCGGAGCCCTGCCCACCCTACCCCCAGCAGAGCTTCAAGCGGGAATACCTTGACCCCCTGTATGAACAGGCCGGCCAGCCCGGCCAGCCGGCAGTGGGCCAGGGTGGAATCAATGGGCACAGGTACCCAGGGGCGGGGGTAGTGATCAAACAGGAGCAGATGGACTTCTCCTACGACTCAG ACGTCCCTGGGTATGCTTCAATGTACCTTCACGCAGAGGGTTTCTCCGGGCCCTCTCCAGGTGACGGGACCATGG GCTATGGCTATGAGAAACCTCTGCGACCATTCCCAGATGATGTCTGCGTCGTCCCTGAGAAATTTGAAG GAGACATCAAGCAGGAAGGGGTGGGAGCCTTCAGAGAGGGGCCGCCCTACCAGCGCCGGGGTGCCTTGCAGCTGTGGCAGTTTCTGGTGGCCCTGCTGGATGACCCGACAAATGCCCACTTCATTGCCTGGACCGGCCGGGGGATGGAGTTCAAACTAATTGAGCCTGAGGAG GTCGCCAGGCTCTGGGGCATCCAGAAGAACCGGCCAGCCATGAATTACGACAAACTGAGCCGCTCACTCCGATACTACTACGAGAAAGGCATCATGCAGAAG GTGGCTGGCGAGCGTTACGTGTATAAGTTTGTGTGCGAGCCCGAGGCCCTCTTCTCTCTGGCCTTCCCGGACAATCAGCGTCCAACTCTCAAGGCTGAGTTTGACCGGCCCGTCAGTGAGGAGGACACAGTCCCTTTGTCCCACTTGGACGAGAGCCCCGCCTACCTCCCAGAGCTGGCTGGCCCCGCCCAGCCCTTTGGCCCCAAGGGTGGCTACTCTTACTAG